A stretch of the Vigna radiata var. radiata cultivar VC1973A chromosome 7, Vradiata_ver6, whole genome shotgun sequence genome encodes the following:
- the LOC106768113 gene encoding oxygen-evolving enhancer protein 1, chloroplastic: MAASLQPAATFMQATKLGRTNTLQLKSPHSISKAFGLEPAGAKLSCSLHTDLKDLAQKCVDATKIAGFALATSALVVSGASAEGVPKRLTFDEIQSKTYLEVKGTGTANQCPTIEGGVDSFAFKAGKYNAKKLCLEPTSFTVKAEGVAKNAPLEFQNTKLMTRLTYTLDEIEGPFEVSPDGTVKFEEKDGIDYAAVTVQLPGGERVPFLFTIKQLVASGKPESFGGQFLVPSYRGSSFLDPKGRGASTGYDNAVALPAGGRGDEEELAKENNKSASSSTGKITLSVTKTKPETGEVIGVFESVQPSDTDLGAKAPKDVKIQGVWYAQLES; this comes from the exons ATGGCAGCGTCACTACAACCAGCAGCTACTTTCATGCAAGCCACCAAGTTGGGCAGAACCAACACTTTGCAGCTAAAGTCCCCTCACTCCATTTCAAAGGCTTTTGGTTTGGAACCTGCTGGAGCTAAGCTTTCATGCTCCCTTCACACCGATCTTAAGGACTTAGCTCAAAAGTGTGTTGACGCAACCAAAATTGCAGGATTCGCCCTTGCCACCTCTGCTCTTGTTGTCTCT GGGGCAAGTGCTGAAGGTGTTCCAAAGCGGCTAACCTTCGACGAAATCCAGAGCAAGACCTACCTGGAAGTGAAGGGGACTGGAACAGCAAACCAGTGTCCAACCATTGAAGGTGGAGTGGACTCATTTGCCTTCAAGGCAGGAAAATACAATGCCAAGAAGTTATGCCTTGAGCCTACGTCATTCACAGTGAAGGCTGAGGGTGTGGCCAAGAACGCCCCATTAGAGTTCCAAAACACAAAGCTCATGACACGTTTGACCTACACTCTTGATGAGATCGAGGGACCCTTTGAGGTGTCTCCCGATGGCACAGTCAAGTTTGAGGAGAAAGATGGCATTGACTACGCAGCCGTGACGGTTCAGCTACCTGGTGGCGAACGTGTGCCCTTCCTCTTCACCATCAAGCAGTTGGTGGCGTCAGGGAAGCCAGAGAGCTTTGGGGGGCAGTTTCTGGTGCCATCATACCGTGGAAGCTCTTTCTTGGACCCCAAGGGAAGGGGTGCTTCCACAGGCTATGACAATGCTGTTGCTTTGCCTGCTGGTGGAAGAGGAGATGAGGAAGAACTTGCAaaggaaaacaacaaaagtgcCTCGTCATCCACGGGGAAAATCACCCTGAGTGTGACCAAGACCAAGCCTGAGACTGGTGAGGTTATTGGTGTGTTCGAGAGTGTTCAGCCATCCGACACTGATCTGGGAGCAAAGGCCCCAAAGGATGTCAAGATCCAGGGCGTCTGGTACGCTCAACTTGAGTCATAG